Proteins from a single region of Abyssalbus ytuae:
- a CDS encoding alpha/beta hydrolase: MNLKFYFFLIFVFANVALNSQDLHLGKGKITDSIFLPDSKDTFTLYLPENFSTNREWPVIFAFDPGGRGKEAVLSMAEAAEEYHYVVVASNAIKNGPYQPNLKKAAELMNHIIKALPVDAQRIYLAGFSGGSRLASAIALLSHDIKGVIACGAGLNNNFDFFPNKKTFAYIGIAGNEDFNYLEVKNTVAFLQKSKYDAEFIPFNGEHTWPPNLQLKKAFRLFTLKAYNKGYGITTDENIANLYREDYEYNEGLITQNNLLWAYDDLKKIIENYRFYIDPDSLKGQLKLFSKNNFYKLQKKRQEEILNFETTYRNDYLIFLKEDIETANTKQIGFWDNEVENIQKFVKGKGIEGEKMEKRLRTFVTLVAKEIAAPYLENEDKHIDNLLYANEVQVIMSPRNYEPYFYILKYATKKSEYPMALFYLEEMLKNGFKDSEKLNQFEGISLLRISPEYNELLEKYGLKAKF; encoded by the coding sequence GTGAACTTAAAATTTTATTTTTTTTTAATTTTTGTCTTTGCTAATGTAGCCTTAAACTCACAGGATTTACACTTGGGTAAGGGAAAAATAACAGATTCTATTTTCCTGCCGGATTCTAAGGATACTTTTACTCTTTACCTACCTGAAAATTTTTCAACAAATCGGGAATGGCCGGTAATTTTTGCTTTTGACCCTGGCGGAAGAGGAAAGGAAGCCGTATTGAGTATGGCAGAAGCTGCTGAAGAATACCACTATGTGGTAGTAGCATCTAATGCTATAAAAAATGGACCTTATCAGCCAAATTTGAAAAAGGCTGCAGAGCTAATGAATCATATTATTAAAGCATTGCCTGTAGATGCCCAGCGGATTTATTTAGCAGGATTTTCCGGAGGGTCACGACTAGCCTCTGCCATTGCTTTGCTATCTCACGATATTAAAGGAGTAATTGCTTGCGGAGCAGGGTTGAACAACAATTTCGATTTTTTTCCAAATAAAAAAACATTTGCTTATATAGGAATAGCAGGAAATGAAGACTTTAACTATTTAGAAGTAAAAAACACGGTTGCTTTTTTGCAAAAAAGTAAATATGATGCTGAGTTTATACCCTTTAACGGAGAACATACCTGGCCCCCGAATTTACAGTTGAAAAAAGCATTCAGGTTATTTACTTTAAAAGCTTATAATAAAGGTTATGGTATTACCACTGATGAAAATATTGCTAACCTTTATAGGGAGGATTATGAGTATAATGAAGGATTAATTACACAAAATAATTTACTATGGGCTTATGATGATTTAAAGAAAATTATAGAAAATTACCGCTTTTATATTGATCCTGATAGTTTGAAGGGCCAACTTAAACTATTTTCTAAAAACAATTTTTACAAATTACAAAAAAAGAGACAAGAGGAGATTTTAAACTTTGAAACAACTTACAGAAACGATTATCTTATCTTTTTAAAAGAAGATATTGAAACTGCTAACACAAAACAAATAGGCTTTTGGGACAATGAGGTAGAAAACATTCAAAAATTTGTGAAGGGAAAAGGTATTGAAGGAGAAAAAATGGAAAAAAGGCTAAGAACATTTGTTACCCTTGTAGCTAAGGAAATAGCAGCTCCATATCTTGAAAATGAAGATAAACATATTGATAATCTGCTTTATGCCAATGAAGTACAGGTAATAATGAGTCCCCGAAATTATGAGCCGTATTTTTATATATTGAAGTATGCTACCAAAAAGAGTGAGTACCCGATGGCACTTTTCTATTTGGAAGAAATGTTAAAAAACG